A stretch of DNA from Hydra vulgaris chromosome 03, alternate assembly HydraT2T_AEP:
AAGaaacatatagaaaaaattaacaacaaaaaatttactgaaaaatttACTCTTGCTGTGATAACAGATTTTTCTCTTATTGTGACAGACTTTTCTCTTATTGTGCAGATTCCACTAAACTCACTTAATTGCTGCAAATCACTCTAACTTCGATGTACGATAGCAGATGCCATAGCAATGCAAAACTTATTGCtacactatttttttaatttaacatgttttgaattttataataaagttcaaacaataatttaaacattaatgcgGGGGTTGACTACTGGTGTTTAATACCAGGGGTTGAGACTACCATTGCTTTCATTCcgttttttattcagtttctCTTAGAAGGTTTTTTGGCATTTCGACGTTTCGGCTTTATAGAATTCGGCGTTTTAGAAACTCCCGAATCTTTTGACTAGgttctgaaactttttatattcggagaacttttaagaaaaaagtatttatatattttttaatgttaatttaatttaataaaattatttatattattgtttttatttttttatgtattcttattttgattgacgtataaatatacataaaaaaacaaagttaagaattatataaatacttttatttaggctttataaaaaaaataaaaggtttatttgctattctccttatatagaaaaagtcagtaagaaccttttttattaaaacaaattgtttgcaaATGCAATCAAGGGAGGTCATCCATAAAGCACGTCATCCTATATTTGTCAATTCTTAACCCCTTCCCTCCGGTCACAAACGATCACATATACCCTCTCCCTCCTAAACTGTCATAGCAGTTTTTACgtcaaaaatactttaaaagatttaaatgtaaatactttgcagcattttaaaaattcaacctaCTGGAAATAAGGCTATACGCATAAATGTAAGAAGCGTAAGTAAAAACTTCCACAAACCagaaattttcttatttaaatgacTCAAATAAGTATTCATAAAgtggtaataattttttaaagttgctcttggtcttgcggaaaaactgttttcgatttaataactttgataattttatgaaaactcAGAAAGAGTgcaccagttttttaaaatttctcttgttaattatttttaatgaatgagttcaatatctttgcaattcttttgttaCGTAATTCTAAGTcttaataatagatataaaatatcCACGATGAATATTGCtctgtaacgtaagttaaataTATGGTATCAAAATAACCAGTTTATTTTCCTTAGCCGGTCACTTctgataaacttttatatatttgtttaattggCATAGAATTCTCAACATATTGTGAAGGTTTCCAATACAAACTGCTTTACTGATTCGCAGAAATCTGACCTAAAAgctgaagcaatttttttaccttgttttccgtgtaacgtaagttaagtGGTATTTTCAGTAATATGTTCGCCCTCTTTTGGCcagactcaaaactttttagcttattttattcttcagactaacagctttcatacaaaatagCTAAAggtttaatttacaatttaaataggTAAATATTAGATAAAGTTGTTGCGCGTGTAACGTgagttaaaaatggaattgcccATACATATTTAGCGCACTACAAAAGtgctaacaattttttttttttttaacagtacaAACAGTCTATGAACAGACTTGATAGCGATGTGATTGGGTATGCTTTAGAAAAGTTGAAGGATGAcgtaaactttattttagttgcAGATCATGGTTTCATAGACGTGAAAAATGATACAAATATTTCCTATTTAGAAGATTACATTAACCTTACATACATAACATACTATGGTGATTGTAGCGGTTCATGCTTTATAAGCCCCGTTAAAGGATACCCGATGGATGATCTTATAAAAAGACTTGCGCCTTTAAATGAAACTAAGCATTATAGAATATACAGGTAACTGTTTgtcagtttaaaaaagttatgaacTGGGTTATCTtagttaacttaaaattaaaatctttaggaGAGGCGACACTTCTTGCGACTTTCCAGATCATCTACACTATAGAAATAATCGCAATATTGCTCAAATATTAATTCTTTCCGATGAAACATGGTTGGTTAGGccttcaagaaaaaaatatatcaagtatGGTGGGCGTCATGGTTACGACAACGCTTATGAAAGCATGGGgacaatattttttgcaaaggGTCCAGCATTTAAAAAAGGAGCAAAACTAGGTCCTTTTGAAAGTGTGAACATTGTTCCATTAGTTGGATTTTTGCTTGGTATCAAAGCCCCACCAAACAATGGGTCACTTGAAACATTTAAGGATGTTTTgcattaaagaaattatatactCATCACCTATATTCAGAACTTGTAAATATGTAATTAAACTGTAAATCAAATGCTATGCATTGTATTATAGTTGTAATTACAAGTTTTAATTACActtgttatttttacttattgcagctattaaaaaatttgcatttttaatgatGTAACAGCATAAAATTAGTAACACCATGATCTACTTAAAGTATACTTTAAAGGTATACTTAAGCATCCATAACGTAATACTTGAGTATgcagaaattaaacaaaacttatGTATAAAGTATACTCTAATTAGACCATTATAACACTATGCAATAAcaactcatttaaaaattttctgtaaaaaaaaaaaagtttttaatttttaactctaCTCAAAAATGTATCCGTTTAAATTGCTAGATATGAAGACAAGCTTGCTAAAGCCATTCATAATggctttaaaaatgtcaaatctttttttttcaaaaatacttatccTGGAAATctacataacttttttcaattaaaaaagctttgaactgtttttatttcaaataaatatattaacttggtgcttaaaaaatatatgttttagttatatatttgtttttatttattcataatatgaagacaaattagtttgtttttttttgttttttttataattcacctccccaaggccgagaaggccactacagatgaggaggctacttgtggttataaccctctctcaactctttaactccgaaacactaaccttgacgaacaaggccgctgcgcggagaaacaagttgagcgcggtactaccagggacgtggcgAGAaacgaactcggaacctctcgcttatgaagcgagcgctctaccactacaccactaccgcatttaatAATAGCAGCGATTTGATTGCAATTATGTTCcgaaagtaataaaatttttgaataaatttacactaaattgtaggtatttaaattttcttcttaAGTAGCATTATTAAAActcaagttattttataaataatacacaaatGTATAATAACGTAACTCAACTtgaagtatttgaaaaaattaaagacgcAATTTCATCACAACTTAAGtcaaaacaatataaagtacgctcaaaaatgaattaaacaaaTCTATCAATTTAAACCATGATTTTACTCGTTTTGAAAAAGCTCTTCTCGAATTTGTATGCAAATGCTAATCAAAACTTAGCAAAAAACATTTTCGAAATAAGAGCAAATTTTTAAGTGGCGAATCATtttggtttaattttaaaattttgcctTTAATTATTCAGCAACCTAGCAAACAATCATCACAAACCGTTGTTAGTAAATCGTGACCATGATAAAATCTTAAAAGCACCAGAAatggaattaaaaaagaaaaagcgaTATAGTTTGTTGAAcgtattaaaagaatttttatcaaatacagATTTggcaaatgaaataaaatgttttatttaggACAAAAACAAGCAAATTGTAACTAATAAGCCACTAGAGGGATTAGCATTAATGACAGCTATGAATTTATTAAAGACGCAATATCAAATTATGCGAAATAACTCAATTAAGTGTAATGCGAATATATATCCTAAATTTAACAACATTCGCGacgaaaaaaaagtgttatccTGATGGTATTTATATAGCTGACAATGGAATGAGAGACGAAGTTCCACTGAAAGAATGTTATACCATACTGCTCACCGAATGCTACTACTAACTActgtcaaaaatataatatctcAACTTGATTCCCTTAAATCATGTTAAGGAATGACTTTGTATAACAAATAGGGCTTTGACGGTGCAAATAGCCATAAGCAGTATAAACCAAGATTTTCCgtccaaaaaaacaataatgatcAATGCAATGATTTAATGTCTgatcaaaacttattttctacTTGCCTAGTACCACTTAAGTTATCGTATAGTGTTCAAACAATTTGGTAAAATCAAGTGCCTTCTTCAACACAATTCTGCCGCCCACTAAGAATTCAGTATATTGCTGAAAActctttagttttaaaagaagaaaaaaaataacttgacaaGCAAATCAATTTGTTTGAGGAGAGTGCAATGATTATTGATGTAGAAATAATGAAACCAGAAGTTGAAAAGAAGCTTGTAATTAAAGTAAGC
This window harbors:
- the LOC100212447 gene encoding bis(5'-adenosyl)-triphosphatase enpp4 isoform X1; translation: MLVSFSVIFVFIFFFEVQLKPNGKVFMLVFDGFIHNYKSYNISMPNLDKIARDGVYSERMIPSFPSDTWPAMTTLTTGLYSESHGIIGNKFMDYKKNIWFSYDSDPKDYEKNGQFFTQEPLWLTNQKQGGSSLVYYMPGYYAFKEKPTYHNNPITSSNSDVETGRKSIDEAIKHLNEDPSLNFLQIWIDQPDGAGHDNGKSSIEYKQSMNRLDSDVIGYALEKLKDDVNFILVADHGFIDVKNDTNISYLEDYINLTYITYYGDCSGSCFISPVKGYPMDDLIKRLAPLNETKHYRIYRRGDTSCDFPDHLHYRNNRNIAQILILSDETWLVRPSRKKYIKYGGRHGYDNAYESMGTIFFAKGPAFKKGAKLGPFESVNIVPLVGFLLGIKAPPNNGSLETFKDVLH